A DNA window from Drosophila pseudoobscura strain MV-25-SWS-2005 chromosome 2, UCI_Dpse_MV25, whole genome shotgun sequence contains the following coding sequences:
- the LOC26532036 gene encoding uncharacterized protein isoform X8 encodes MIRSILQITNQTTTMMRKISDPLFQRRKYKRLCHCRLRRMSMDFQQSEDMKINKRNAHFIPNLQNHKCLANNENYNFENLDDNDEIPCDTCGGKNKNSRGKSQNKYDGNLTVSKNQYYFNPCHINSQHEDRSNGKPIRQSCGCLRNPNDCNCEKSKLTRDLSTTWETSGSYSVYDMSTPLPFVATKIDIFRKRHNRWWKVVPTVLLNSLTGIYANENLSILFTTNIDVLQMEKSTRLHGHKLVIQKAKSINKTDSKRRTPIENGYINNFRNDVIFDGVKNVIPKHELKNFIQANMRTESEKSKDSIKSIENLRDYPASITKLKKFPNNEKPLYFKMLEGQSPAISMKIKMPFRENTPLLQNLYKVKISRIITDTTTKDALQIIVEIINKGFEAKEFVIYIGNCQQSIGILSTMTAKKVLLPSVGESVSFMLPLIIGLKKNIKFSCDVVVKTNMVSDTAGIRLKTVKQPNANMANVAKRSMDIKIHSRCFCVWRCRCHCLEKLETYINFNVCEKMNHNSENEAGLLLSCPPAEERNDMCILESSNANNNLRFYHSFFVTILRLALFILILLFLLGFLKGIFGLCVQSINQFGFNTIQPGIIFECTSKTRIFIVNCFFFICIPFVFWCKCFRPKVEDLMAASTEWFCSPQDTDESSKRSQKDYECNCKRRIYAGYDEPDYNNTINVLRALMPVHENFLFKDEKQDDDESTAYILEVLEESKNSLSKLVRL; translated from the exons ATGATAAG GAGTATATTGCAGATTACCAATCAAACGACGACTATGATGAGAAAAATTTCGGACCCGCTATTTCAGA gaagaaaatacaaaagacTATGCCACTGCCGACTAAGGAGAATGTCGATGGATTTTCAGCAG TCTGAAGatatgaaaataaacaagCGAAACGCACATTTCATACCAAATCTACAAAACCACAAATGTTTAGCAAATAATGAAAACTATAACTTTGAAAACTTAGATGACAATGATGAAATTCCCTGCGATACTTGTGgcggaaaaaataaaaactcacGAGGTAaatcacaaaataaatatgatgGAAACTTAACTGTATCAAAAAACCAGTACTACTTTAATCCCTGTCATATTAACTCGCAACATGAGGATCGATCTAACGGAAAGCCAATTCGTCAATCATGCGGTTGCCTTCGTAATCCAAATGATTGCAATTGTGAAAAGTCAAAGCTAACCCGTGATCTAAGTACCACATG GGAAACAAGCGGCAGTTACTCCGTTTACGATATGAGTACCCCTTTACCTTTCGTTGCAACtaaaattgatatttttagAAAGCGTCATAATAGGTGGTGGAAGGTTGTCCCAACTGTATT ATTAAATAGCTTAACTGGAATATATGCAAACGAAAATCTTTCAATTCTATTTACTACAAATATAGATGTACTACAGATGGAAAAGTCAACACGGCTACATGGTCACAAACTTGTTATTCAAAAAGCAAAATCGATAAATAAAACAGATTCTAAAAGAAGGACACCTATTGAAAACGGTTATATTAATAATTTCAGAAACGATGTAATTTTTGATGGCGTCAAAAATGTTATACCTAAACATGAACTCAAAAACTTTATACAAGCTAATATGAGAACGGAGTCAGAAAAATCAAAAGATTCAATTAAAAGCATAGAAAACCTTAGAGACTATCCGGCTTCGATAACTAAGTTGAAGAAATTTCCAAATAATGAGAAACCCTTGTACTTTAAAATGCTTGAAGGACAATCACCAG CAATTAGCATGAAAATCAAAATGCCCTTCCGAGAGAATACGCCTTTATTACAAAATCTTTATAAAGTGAAAATATCTAGAATTATTACTGATACCACGACAAAAGATGCTCTTCAAATTATAGTCGAAATTATTAACAAAGGATTTGAAGCGAAGGAATTTGTTATATATATTGGTAACTGTCAACAATCAATTGGGATATTAAGTACAATGACTGCTAAGAAAGTACTATTGCCATCTGTTGGTGAATCTGTATCATTTATGTTGCCTTTAATCATTGGCTTaaagaaaaacattaaatttaGTTGCGATG TTGTTGTTAAGACCAATATGGTAAGCGACACTGCGGGGATCCGTCTAAAAACCGTAAAACAGCCCAATGCAAATATGGCCAATGTAGCAAAGAGGTCAATGGATATTAAAATACATTCAAGATGTTTTTGTGTCTGGAGATGTCGCTGCCATTGCCTTGAAAAATTGGAAACTTATATAAATTTCAATGTTTGTGAAAAAATGAACCATAACTCAGAAAATGAGGCCGGGCTTCTCTTGAGTTGCCCACCTGCAGAGGAGCGAAATGATATGTGCATCCTGGAGAGCAGTAATGCCAACAATAATTTAAGATTCTACCATTCTTTTTTTGTTACAATTCTACGTTTAGCTCTTTTTATATTGATACTGCTGTTTTTATTAG GCTTTTTAAAAGGTATTTTCGGCTTATGTGTTCAATCAATAAATCAATTCGGATTTAATACCATTCAGCCGGGAATTATTTTTGAATGCACTTCTAAAACAAGAATTTTTATAGTAAACTGTTTCTTCTTTATATGTATACCATTTGTATTTTGGTGCAAGTGCTTTAGACCAAAGGTTGAAGATTTGATGGCAGCTAGTACCGAATGGTTTTGTAGTCCTCAAGATACCGATGAGAGCTCGAAAAGAAGTCAAAAA GATTATGAATGTAATTGCAAACGCCGTATTTATGCTGGCTATGACGAACCTGACTATAACAATACCATAAATGTTCTGCGTGCACTAATGCCAGTACAcgaaaattttttatttaaagatGAAAAACAAGACGATGATGAGAGTACAGCATATATCTTAGAGGTATTGGAAGAGAGCAAAAATTCTTTGAGTAAATTAGTAcgattataa
- the LOC26532036 gene encoding uncharacterized protein isoform X6, producing the protein MIRSILQITNQTTTMMRKISDPLFQNNLNDVKYSSNKENHSIQNEILLKYYIPDRNLIKNVMTKPLSRSSIDHYSKSINFPQSEDMKINKRNAHFIPNLQNHKCLANNENYNFENLDDNDEIPCDTCGGKNKNSRGKSQNKYDGNLTVSKNQYYFNPCHINSQHEDRSNGKPIRQSCGCLRNPNDCNCEKSKLTRDLSTTWETSGSYSVYDMSTPLPFVATKIDIFRKRHNRWWKVVPTVLLNSLTGIYANENLSILFTTNIDVLQMEKSTRLHGHKLVIQKAKSINKTDSKRRTPIENGYINNFRNDVIFDGVKNVIPKHELKNFIQANMRTESEKSKDSIKSIENLRDYPASITKLKKFPNNEKPLYFKMLEGQSPAISMKIKMPFRENTPLLQNLYKVKISRIITDTTTKDALQIIVEIINKGFEAKEFVIYIGNCQQSIGILSTMTAKKVLLPSVGESVSFMLPLIIGLKKNIKFSCDVVVKTNMVSDTAGIRLKTVKQPNANMANVAKRSMDIKIHSRCFCVWRCRCHCLEKLETYINFNVCEKMNHNSENEAGLLLSCPPAEERNDMCILESSNANNNLRFYHSFFVTILRLALFILILLFLLGFLKGIFGLCVQSINQFGFNTIQPGIIFECTSKTRIFIVNCFFFICIPFVFWCKCFRPKVEDLMAASTEWFCSPQDTDESSKRSQKDYECNCKRRIYAGYDEPDYNNTINVLRALMPVHENFLFKDEKQDDDESTAYILEVLEESKNSLSKLVRL; encoded by the exons ATGATAAG GAGTATATTGCAGATTACCAATCAAACGACGACTATGATGAGAAAAATTTCGGACCCGCTATTTCAGA ATAACTTAAATGATGTTAAATATTCAAGTAATAAAGAAAACCATAGTattcaaaatgaaattcttttaaaatattatataccCGATCGTAATCTTATAAAGAATGTTATGACAAAGCCCTTATCAAGAAGCTCAATTGACCATTATTCTAAATCGATTAATTTTCCACAGTCTGAAGatatgaaaataaacaagCGAAACGCACATTTCATACCAAATCTACAAAACCACAAATGTTTAGCAAATAATGAAAACTATAACTTTGAAAACTTAGATGACAATGATGAAATTCCCTGCGATACTTGTGgcggaaaaaataaaaactcacGAGGTAaatcacaaaataaatatgatgGAAACTTAACTGTATCAAAAAACCAGTACTACTTTAATCCCTGTCATATTAACTCGCAACATGAGGATCGATCTAACGGAAAGCCAATTCGTCAATCATGCGGTTGCCTTCGTAATCCAAATGATTGCAATTGTGAAAAGTCAAAGCTAACCCGTGATCTAAGTACCACATG GGAAACAAGCGGCAGTTACTCCGTTTACGATATGAGTACCCCTTTACCTTTCGTTGCAACtaaaattgatatttttagAAAGCGTCATAATAGGTGGTGGAAGGTTGTCCCAACTGTATT ATTAAATAGCTTAACTGGAATATATGCAAACGAAAATCTTTCAATTCTATTTACTACAAATATAGATGTACTACAGATGGAAAAGTCAACACGGCTACATGGTCACAAACTTGTTATTCAAAAAGCAAAATCGATAAATAAAACAGATTCTAAAAGAAGGACACCTATTGAAAACGGTTATATTAATAATTTCAGAAACGATGTAATTTTTGATGGCGTCAAAAATGTTATACCTAAACATGAACTCAAAAACTTTATACAAGCTAATATGAGAACGGAGTCAGAAAAATCAAAAGATTCAATTAAAAGCATAGAAAACCTTAGAGACTATCCGGCTTCGATAACTAAGTTGAAGAAATTTCCAAATAATGAGAAACCCTTGTACTTTAAAATGCTTGAAGGACAATCACCAG CAATTAGCATGAAAATCAAAATGCCCTTCCGAGAGAATACGCCTTTATTACAAAATCTTTATAAAGTGAAAATATCTAGAATTATTACTGATACCACGACAAAAGATGCTCTTCAAATTATAGTCGAAATTATTAACAAAGGATTTGAAGCGAAGGAATTTGTTATATATATTGGTAACTGTCAACAATCAATTGGGATATTAAGTACAATGACTGCTAAGAAAGTACTATTGCCATCTGTTGGTGAATCTGTATCATTTATGTTGCCTTTAATCATTGGCTTaaagaaaaacattaaatttaGTTGCGATG TTGTTGTTAAGACCAATATGGTAAGCGACACTGCGGGGATCCGTCTAAAAACCGTAAAACAGCCCAATGCAAATATGGCCAATGTAGCAAAGAGGTCAATGGATATTAAAATACATTCAAGATGTTTTTGTGTCTGGAGATGTCGCTGCCATTGCCTTGAAAAATTGGAAACTTATATAAATTTCAATGTTTGTGAAAAAATGAACCATAACTCAGAAAATGAGGCCGGGCTTCTCTTGAGTTGCCCACCTGCAGAGGAGCGAAATGATATGTGCATCCTGGAGAGCAGTAATGCCAACAATAATTTAAGATTCTACCATTCTTTTTTTGTTACAATTCTACGTTTAGCTCTTTTTATATTGATACTGCTGTTTTTATTAG GCTTTTTAAAAGGTATTTTCGGCTTATGTGTTCAATCAATAAATCAATTCGGATTTAATACCATTCAGCCGGGAATTATTTTTGAATGCACTTCTAAAACAAGAATTTTTATAGTAAACTGTTTCTTCTTTATATGTATACCATTTGTATTTTGGTGCAAGTGCTTTAGACCAAAGGTTGAAGATTTGATGGCAGCTAGTACCGAATGGTTTTGTAGTCCTCAAGATACCGATGAGAGCTCGAAAAGAAGTCAAAAA GATTATGAATGTAATTGCAAACGCCGTATTTATGCTGGCTATGACGAACCTGACTATAACAATACCATAAATGTTCTGCGTGCACTAATGCCAGTACAcgaaaattttttatttaaagatGAAAAACAAGACGATGATGAGAGTACAGCATATATCTTAGAGGTATTGGAAGAGAGCAAAAATTCTTTGAGTAAATTAGTAcgattataa
- the LOC26532036 gene encoding uncharacterized protein isoform X5 — MPKKKLIRKKREKDTKASFQHISGFNQNYNGNLGLVRIIKTPDGNDLPEAYTDIPDSDFNQRDLNMLDNSQIHEMENKCSQKGYMEKNQKTNRHTILEGYTDPYDKEYIADYQSNDDYDEKNFGPAISDFPFRKKIQKTMPLPTKENVDGFSADNLNDVKYSSNKENHSIQNEILLKYYIPDRNLIKNVMTKPLSRSSIDHYSKSINFPQSEDMKINKRNAHFIPNLQNHKCLANNENYNFENLDDNDEIPCDTCGGKNKNSRGKSQNKYDGNLTVSKNQYYFNPCHINSQHEDRSNGKPIRQSCGCLRNPNDCNCEKSKLTRDLSTTWETSGSYSVYDMSTPLPFVATKIDIFRKRHNRWWKVVPTVLLNSLTGIYANENLSILFTTNIDVLQMEKSTRLHGHKLVIQKAKSINKTDSKRRTPIENGYINNFRNDVIFDGVKNVIPKHELKNFIQANMRTESEKSKDSIKSIENLRDYPASITKLKKFPNNEKPLYFKMLEGQSPAISMKIKMPFRENTPLLQNLYKVKISRIITDTTTKDALQIIVEIINKGFEAKEFVIYIGNCQQSIGILSTMTAKKVLLPSVGESVSFMLPLIIGLKKNIKFSCDVVVKTNMVSDTAGIRLKTVKQPNANMANVAKRSMDIKIHSRCFCVWRCRCHCLEKLETYINFNVCEKMNHNSENEAGLLLSCPPAEERNDMCILESSNANNNLRFYHSFFVTILRLALFILILLFLLGFLKGIFGLCVQSINQFGFNTIQPGIIFECTSKTRIFIVNCFFFICIPFVFWCKCFRPKVEDLMAASTEWFCSPQDTDESSKRSQKDYECNCKRRIYAGYDEPDYNNTINVLRALMPVHENFLFKDEKQDDDESTAYILEVLEESKNSLSKLVRL; from the exons atgccaaaaaaaaaattaattcgaaaaaaaagggaaaaggacACAAAAGCATCTTTCCAGCATATATCTGGTTTTAATCAGAATTATAATGGGAATCTGGGACTAGTTCGAATTATTAAAACACCCGATGGAAAtg ATCTACCAGAGGCTTATACGGACATACCAGACTCTGACTTTAATCAAAGAGATCTAAATATGTTGGATAATTCACAAATCcatgaaatggaaaacaaatgtTCTCAAAAAGGTTACATGGAAAAGAATCAAAAAACTAACAGACATACAATTTTAGAAGGATATACAGATCCTTATGATAAG GAGTATATTGCAGATTACCAATCAAACGACGACTATGATGAGAAAAATTTCGGACCCGCTATTTCAGA TTTTCCCTTTAGgaagaaaatacaaaagacTATGCCACTGCCGACTAAGGAGAATGTCGATGGATTTTCAGCAG ATAACTTAAATGATGTTAAATATTCAAGTAATAAAGAAAACCATAGTattcaaaatgaaattcttttaaaatattatataccCGATCGTAATCTTATAAAGAATGTTATGACAAAGCCCTTATCAAGAAGCTCAATTGACCATTATTCTAAATCGATTAATTTTCCACAGTCTGAAGatatgaaaataaacaagCGAAACGCACATTTCATACCAAATCTACAAAACCACAAATGTTTAGCAAATAATGAAAACTATAACTTTGAAAACTTAGATGACAATGATGAAATTCCCTGCGATACTTGTGgcggaaaaaataaaaactcacGAGGTAaatcacaaaataaatatgatgGAAACTTAACTGTATCAAAAAACCAGTACTACTTTAATCCCTGTCATATTAACTCGCAACATGAGGATCGATCTAACGGAAAGCCAATTCGTCAATCATGCGGTTGCCTTCGTAATCCAAATGATTGCAATTGTGAAAAGTCAAAGCTAACCCGTGATCTAAGTACCACATG GGAAACAAGCGGCAGTTACTCCGTTTACGATATGAGTACCCCTTTACCTTTCGTTGCAACtaaaattgatatttttagAAAGCGTCATAATAGGTGGTGGAAGGTTGTCCCAACTGTATT ATTAAATAGCTTAACTGGAATATATGCAAACGAAAATCTTTCAATTCTATTTACTACAAATATAGATGTACTACAGATGGAAAAGTCAACACGGCTACATGGTCACAAACTTGTTATTCAAAAAGCAAAATCGATAAATAAAACAGATTCTAAAAGAAGGACACCTATTGAAAACGGTTATATTAATAATTTCAGAAACGATGTAATTTTTGATGGCGTCAAAAATGTTATACCTAAACATGAACTCAAAAACTTTATACAAGCTAATATGAGAACGGAGTCAGAAAAATCAAAAGATTCAATTAAAAGCATAGAAAACCTTAGAGACTATCCGGCTTCGATAACTAAGTTGAAGAAATTTCCAAATAATGAGAAACCCTTGTACTTTAAAATGCTTGAAGGACAATCACCAG CAATTAGCATGAAAATCAAAATGCCCTTCCGAGAGAATACGCCTTTATTACAAAATCTTTATAAAGTGAAAATATCTAGAATTATTACTGATACCACGACAAAAGATGCTCTTCAAATTATAGTCGAAATTATTAACAAAGGATTTGAAGCGAAGGAATTTGTTATATATATTGGTAACTGTCAACAATCAATTGGGATATTAAGTACAATGACTGCTAAGAAAGTACTATTGCCATCTGTTGGTGAATCTGTATCATTTATGTTGCCTTTAATCATTGGCTTaaagaaaaacattaaatttaGTTGCGATG TTGTTGTTAAGACCAATATGGTAAGCGACACTGCGGGGATCCGTCTAAAAACCGTAAAACAGCCCAATGCAAATATGGCCAATGTAGCAAAGAGGTCAATGGATATTAAAATACATTCAAGATGTTTTTGTGTCTGGAGATGTCGCTGCCATTGCCTTGAAAAATTGGAAACTTATATAAATTTCAATGTTTGTGAAAAAATGAACCATAACTCAGAAAATGAGGCCGGGCTTCTCTTGAGTTGCCCACCTGCAGAGGAGCGAAATGATATGTGCATCCTGGAGAGCAGTAATGCCAACAATAATTTAAGATTCTACCATTCTTTTTTTGTTACAATTCTACGTTTAGCTCTTTTTATATTGATACTGCTGTTTTTATTAG GCTTTTTAAAAGGTATTTTCGGCTTATGTGTTCAATCAATAAATCAATTCGGATTTAATACCATTCAGCCGGGAATTATTTTTGAATGCACTTCTAAAACAAGAATTTTTATAGTAAACTGTTTCTTCTTTATATGTATACCATTTGTATTTTGGTGCAAGTGCTTTAGACCAAAGGTTGAAGATTTGATGGCAGCTAGTACCGAATGGTTTTGTAGTCCTCAAGATACCGATGAGAGCTCGAAAAGAAGTCAAAAA GATTATGAATGTAATTGCAAACGCCGTATTTATGCTGGCTATGACGAACCTGACTATAACAATACCATAAATGTTCTGCGTGCACTAATGCCAGTACAcgaaaattttttatttaaagatGAAAAACAAGACGATGATGAGAGTACAGCATATATCTTAGAGGTATTGGAAGAGAGCAAAAATTCTTTGAGTAAATTAGTAcgattataa
- the LOC26532036 gene encoding uncharacterized protein isoform X7: MIRSILQITNQTTTMMRKISDPLFQIFPLGRKYKRLCHCRLRRMSMDFQQSEDMKINKRNAHFIPNLQNHKCLANNENYNFENLDDNDEIPCDTCGGKNKNSRGKSQNKYDGNLTVSKNQYYFNPCHINSQHEDRSNGKPIRQSCGCLRNPNDCNCEKSKLTRDLSTTWETSGSYSVYDMSTPLPFVATKIDIFRKRHNRWWKVVPTVLLNSLTGIYANENLSILFTTNIDVLQMEKSTRLHGHKLVIQKAKSINKTDSKRRTPIENGYINNFRNDVIFDGVKNVIPKHELKNFIQANMRTESEKSKDSIKSIENLRDYPASITKLKKFPNNEKPLYFKMLEGQSPAISMKIKMPFRENTPLLQNLYKVKISRIITDTTTKDALQIIVEIINKGFEAKEFVIYIGNCQQSIGILSTMTAKKVLLPSVGESVSFMLPLIIGLKKNIKFSCDVVVKTNMVSDTAGIRLKTVKQPNANMANVAKRSMDIKIHSRCFCVWRCRCHCLEKLETYINFNVCEKMNHNSENEAGLLLSCPPAEERNDMCILESSNANNNLRFYHSFFVTILRLALFILILLFLLGFLKGIFGLCVQSINQFGFNTIQPGIIFECTSKTRIFIVNCFFFICIPFVFWCKCFRPKVEDLMAASTEWFCSPQDTDESSKRSQKDYECNCKRRIYAGYDEPDYNNTINVLRALMPVHENFLFKDEKQDDDESTAYILEVLEESKNSLSKLVRL, from the exons ATGATAAG GAGTATATTGCAGATTACCAATCAAACGACGACTATGATGAGAAAAATTTCGGACCCGCTATTTCAGA TTTTCCCTTTAGgaagaaaatacaaaagacTATGCCACTGCCGACTAAGGAGAATGTCGATGGATTTTCAGCAG TCTGAAGatatgaaaataaacaagCGAAACGCACATTTCATACCAAATCTACAAAACCACAAATGTTTAGCAAATAATGAAAACTATAACTTTGAAAACTTAGATGACAATGATGAAATTCCCTGCGATACTTGTGgcggaaaaaataaaaactcacGAGGTAaatcacaaaataaatatgatgGAAACTTAACTGTATCAAAAAACCAGTACTACTTTAATCCCTGTCATATTAACTCGCAACATGAGGATCGATCTAACGGAAAGCCAATTCGTCAATCATGCGGTTGCCTTCGTAATCCAAATGATTGCAATTGTGAAAAGTCAAAGCTAACCCGTGATCTAAGTACCACATG GGAAACAAGCGGCAGTTACTCCGTTTACGATATGAGTACCCCTTTACCTTTCGTTGCAACtaaaattgatatttttagAAAGCGTCATAATAGGTGGTGGAAGGTTGTCCCAACTGTATT ATTAAATAGCTTAACTGGAATATATGCAAACGAAAATCTTTCAATTCTATTTACTACAAATATAGATGTACTACAGATGGAAAAGTCAACACGGCTACATGGTCACAAACTTGTTATTCAAAAAGCAAAATCGATAAATAAAACAGATTCTAAAAGAAGGACACCTATTGAAAACGGTTATATTAATAATTTCAGAAACGATGTAATTTTTGATGGCGTCAAAAATGTTATACCTAAACATGAACTCAAAAACTTTATACAAGCTAATATGAGAACGGAGTCAGAAAAATCAAAAGATTCAATTAAAAGCATAGAAAACCTTAGAGACTATCCGGCTTCGATAACTAAGTTGAAGAAATTTCCAAATAATGAGAAACCCTTGTACTTTAAAATGCTTGAAGGACAATCACCAG CAATTAGCATGAAAATCAAAATGCCCTTCCGAGAGAATACGCCTTTATTACAAAATCTTTATAAAGTGAAAATATCTAGAATTATTACTGATACCACGACAAAAGATGCTCTTCAAATTATAGTCGAAATTATTAACAAAGGATTTGAAGCGAAGGAATTTGTTATATATATTGGTAACTGTCAACAATCAATTGGGATATTAAGTACAATGACTGCTAAGAAAGTACTATTGCCATCTGTTGGTGAATCTGTATCATTTATGTTGCCTTTAATCATTGGCTTaaagaaaaacattaaatttaGTTGCGATG TTGTTGTTAAGACCAATATGGTAAGCGACACTGCGGGGATCCGTCTAAAAACCGTAAAACAGCCCAATGCAAATATGGCCAATGTAGCAAAGAGGTCAATGGATATTAAAATACATTCAAGATGTTTTTGTGTCTGGAGATGTCGCTGCCATTGCCTTGAAAAATTGGAAACTTATATAAATTTCAATGTTTGTGAAAAAATGAACCATAACTCAGAAAATGAGGCCGGGCTTCTCTTGAGTTGCCCACCTGCAGAGGAGCGAAATGATATGTGCATCCTGGAGAGCAGTAATGCCAACAATAATTTAAGATTCTACCATTCTTTTTTTGTTACAATTCTACGTTTAGCTCTTTTTATATTGATACTGCTGTTTTTATTAG GCTTTTTAAAAGGTATTTTCGGCTTATGTGTTCAATCAATAAATCAATTCGGATTTAATACCATTCAGCCGGGAATTATTTTTGAATGCACTTCTAAAACAAGAATTTTTATAGTAAACTGTTTCTTCTTTATATGTATACCATTTGTATTTTGGTGCAAGTGCTTTAGACCAAAGGTTGAAGATTTGATGGCAGCTAGTACCGAATGGTTTTGTAGTCCTCAAGATACCGATGAGAGCTCGAAAAGAAGTCAAAAA GATTATGAATGTAATTGCAAACGCCGTATTTATGCTGGCTATGACGAACCTGACTATAACAATACCATAAATGTTCTGCGTGCACTAATGCCAGTACAcgaaaattttttatttaaagatGAAAAACAAGACGATGATGAGAGTACAGCATATATCTTAGAGGTATTGGAAGAGAGCAAAAATTCTTTGAGTAAATTAGTAcgattataa